From Pseudovibrio sp. Tun.PSC04-5.I4, a single genomic window includes:
- a CDS encoding ATP-binding cassette domain-containing protein, giving the protein MTYTPTAPIRVTGLNHWFGEGEARKQAIFDVNFQIEKGSLTVLMGPSGSGKTTLLTLMGCLRDVQKGQLSLLGHELHGADETMKIMLRRRLGFIFQAHNLHESLTATQNVLMGLQVHQSGVNAVVDRDQQDKAARHILKVLGLEERLDYLPAHLSGGQKQRVAIARALVSSPDVIFADEPTAALDKDTGMTVVNLLKQLGRERGITTVMVTHDNRILKMADRIITMDEGHLYEGEMV; this is encoded by the coding sequence ATGACATACACACCAACAGCCCCGATCCGCGTCACTGGCCTTAACCACTGGTTTGGCGAGGGGGAAGCCCGTAAACAAGCCATTTTTGATGTAAACTTCCAGATTGAGAAGGGCAGCCTGACGGTCCTCATGGGGCCGTCCGGCTCCGGCAAAACCACGCTGCTCACTCTTATGGGATGCCTGCGCGATGTGCAAAAGGGCCAGCTCTCGCTGCTGGGTCATGAGCTGCATGGCGCCGATGAAACCATGAAGATCATGCTGCGGCGGCGGCTTGGGTTTATCTTTCAGGCCCACAATCTGCACGAAAGCCTGACGGCCACGCAAAACGTGTTGATGGGTCTACAGGTGCACCAAAGCGGCGTGAATGCGGTAGTTGACCGTGATCAGCAGGATAAAGCTGCCCGTCACATACTCAAGGTGCTGGGGTTGGAGGAGCGGCTTGATTATCTGCCGGCCCATCTTTCCGGCGGTCAAAAGCAGCGCGTTGCCATTGCCCGTGCGCTGGTCTCCTCGCCAGATGTGATTTTTGCAGATGAGCCAACCGCAGCACTGGATAAAGATACCGGTATGACTGTTGTGAACCTGCTGAAACAACTAGGGCGGGAGCGGGGCATCACCACAGTCATGGTCACCCACGACAACCGCATTT